The following are from one region of the Arachis duranensis cultivar V14167 chromosome 10, aradu.V14167.gnm2.J7QH, whole genome shotgun sequence genome:
- the LOC107471218 gene encoding vesicle transport v-SNARE 13: MSNVFEGYERQYCELSANLSKKCTAAASLNGEQKKQKVSEVKTGIDEAEALIRKMDLEARSLQPNIKAVLLAKLREYKSDLNNLKSEVKKIVSGNLNPSARDELLESGMADAMTASADQRSRLMMSTERLNKTSERVKDSRRTMLETEELGVSILQDLHSQRQSLLHAHNTLHGVDDNIGKSKKILTNMSRRMDRNKWIISFIVFVLVVAIALILYFKLAK, from the exons ATGAGCAACGTATTCGAGGGATACGAGCGCCAGTACTGTGAGTTATCGGCGAATCTATCGAAGAAGTGCACTGCGGCTGCTTCTCTTAATGGAG AGCAAAAGAAGCAAAAGGTTTCGGAAGTAAAGACTGGAATTGATGAAGCAGAAGCTTTG ATCCGAAAGATGGACCTTGAGGCGAGAAGTTTGCAGCCAAATATCAAGGCTGTTCTTCTTGCTAAGTTGCGGGAGTATAAATCTGATCTCAACAATCTTAAAAGCgaagttaaaaaaattgtatctgGTAACCTGAACCCCTCTGCACGGGATGAGTTGTTGGAATCAGGCATGGCAGATGCTATGACG GCATCAGCTGATCAGAGATCAAGATTAATGATGTCAACTGAGAGGCTGAACAAGACCAGTGAAAGAGTTAAGGACAGTAGAAGAACAATGCTGGAAACAGAAGAGCTTGGTGTTTCAATTCTTCAAGATTTGCACTCGCAACGACAATCCTTGTTGCATGCACACAATACG CTTCATGGAGTGGATGATAACATAGGCAAAAGTAAGAAAATTTTGACCAACATGTCAAGAAGGATGGACAGGAACAAATGGATTATCAGCTTCATTGTGTTCGTCCTAGTTGTTGCTATAGCCTTGATTCTATACTTCAAACTTGCAAAATAG